From a single Syngnathus scovelli strain Florida chromosome 2, RoL_Ssco_1.2, whole genome shotgun sequence genomic region:
- the pcsk1nl gene encoding proprotein convertase subtilisin/kexin type 1 inhibitor, like, translating to MASLGLLLLSAALLHAAQCALAARIGVGRQNPLAYDNDRDEMMSHPAYYRSDGWSGPSLEQALQRLMERAQRREQEEEQRTASLASLLRLLAQAGAAQLVAPGDVQLGEGDFQGQNQGRGPSRGRPAAAWWTPQVLQALLDRVEPQVGGAQAAKARLDRFRGDDYEEISDDDMRRLLARILPILKPDYAPSNRRTRRDLSVTETAGSAHKRSRRSLGDDALPPSGNEPLLRVKRLDEDEEDGQQLDTVSNVQHGTRRRRAALNHVVLHQIVNHMRK from the exons ATGGCGTCGCTTGGCCTCCTACTGCTCAGTGCCGCACTGCTCCACGCCGCTCAG TGTGCACTTGCAGCTCGCATAGGAGTCGGCCGTCAGAACCCGTTGGCCTACGACAATGACCGTGATGAGATGATGTCACATCCGGCCTACTACCGGTCAGATGGCTGGAGTGGGCCCAGCTTGGAGCAGGCCCTTCAACGATTGATGGAGAGGGCTCAGAGAcgggagcaggaggaggagcagcGAACAG CGTCCTTGGCATCTTTGCTCCGCCTCCTCGCCCAAGCTGGGGCTGCCCAATTGGTTGCTCCTGGGGATGTACAGCTGGGAGAAGGGGATTTCCAGGGCCAGAACCAGGGCCGGGGTCCAAGTCGGGGGAGGCCCGCTGCGGCCTGGTGGACACCTCAGGTGCTTCAGGCCCTGCTAGACAG GGTGGAGCCACAAGTAGGTGGAGCCCAGGCAGCAAAGGCAAGGCTTGATCGATTTCGAGGTGATGACTACGAAGAGATCAGCGATGACGATATGAG ACGTCTACTTGCCAGGATCCTTCCAATCCTCAAACCCGACTATGCCCCCTCCAACCGGCGCACACGGCGGGATCTGTCTGTCACAGAGACCGCTGGAAGCGCCCACAAGAGAAGCCGCCGGTCCCTTGGTGATGATGCCTTGCCACCATCCGGCAACGAACCCCTGCTCAGGGTGAAGAGGCTggatgaggatgaagaggaCGGGCAGCAACTTGACACGGTGTCTAACGTGCAACATGGTACCCGACGCCGGAGAGCTGCTCTGAACCACGTGGTGCTTCACCAGATTGTCAACCACATGAGGAAGTAG
- the sypa gene encoding synaptophysin a: MDVVNQLVAQGQFRVLKVPLGFIKILQWFFAILAFSTCGSYSGMLCMSVDCKNRTDSDLSIEVEFEYPFRLHHVYFDAPTCKGGNTERLFLVGDYSSSAEFFVTIGVFAFLYATAALSVYVFFFDKYKENNKGPLVDLGVSAVFAFMWLVSSAAWAKGLSDVKTATDPDQVITLITACDAEENRCHEVHDPVMSGLNTSVAFGFINLVLWVGNLWFVFKETGIIAPFMRAPPAQEKLPTDVIAPGGYEQDPYASNQGGYQPDYNQQGYNQGAEQGAPTSFSNQM, translated from the exons ATGGACGTCGTcaatcag TTGGTGGCCCAGGGACAGTTCAGGGTGCTGAAGGTTCCTCTGGGCTTTATCAAGATCCTACAGTGG TTCTTCGCCATCTTGGCCTTCTCTACATGCGGAAGCTACTCTGGAATGCTGTGCATGTCCGTGGATTGCAAGAACCGCACGGACAGTGACTTGAGCATCGAGGTCGAGTTTGAATATCCCTTCAG attgCATCACGTGTACTTTGACGCCCCCACTTGTAAGGGTGGCAACACGGAGCGTCTCTTCCTAGTAGGCGACTACTCCTCCTCGGCGGAATTCTTTGTGACGATCGGCGTATTCGCCTTCTTGTATGCCACGGCAGCACTCAGTGTCTACGTCTTCTTCTTTGACAAGTACAAGGAAAACAACAAGGGCCCACTtgtg GACCTTGGCGTGAGCGCTGTATTCGCCTTCATGTGGCTGGTGAGCTCAGCGGCATGGGCCAAGGGTTTGTCTGATGTCAAGACAGCCACAGACCCAGATCAGGTCATCACTTTGATTACCGCCTGCGACGCTGAGGAGAACCGATGTCATGAAGTCCACGACCCCGTCATGTCTGGACTCAACACGTCTGTG GCCTTCGGCTTCATCAATTTGGTTCTATGGGTGGGAAATCTGTGGTTCGTCTTCAAAGAGACCGGCATCATCGCCCCGTTCATGAGAGCTCCACCCGCTCAGGAGAAACTCCCCACTGACGTTATCGCACCAGGCGGCTATGAGCAGGATCCTTACGCCAGTAACCAGGGGGGCTACCAGCCTGACTACAACCAGCAGGGTTACAACCAG GGAGCAGAGCAGGGGGCACCCACCTCCTTCTCAAATCAGATGTGA
- the lhfpl4b gene encoding LHFPL tetraspan subfamily member 3 protein: protein MASAATPDLGDLSRLYQTEFVRSARAVGALWAVCTLCFAIIQVVILVQPSWIGTGDVRHLGTGPSPPAGTLGLFEVCLESDRPVPDCRGRLSSLSPLPSFQSVAVLVGISLWAVWTSVVCLCLFRFCSAATVYKICAWLQLTAGFCLALACLLFPDSWESPEMRVLCGDSVGSFSSGNCSIHWAFILAILGVLDAAILSTLAFVLANRQDALLPPLGKEVTTGLLMSA, encoded by the exons ATGGCGTCGGCGGCGACACCCGACTTGGGCGACCTGTCCCGCCTGTACCAGACCGAGTTTGTGCGCAGCGCCCGCGCGGTGGGTGCGCTTTGGGCCGTGTGCACGCTATGCTTCGCCATCATCCAGGTGGTTATCCTGGTGCAGCCGTCCTGGATCGGAACCGGCGACGTGCGGCACCTGGGGACGGGGCCATCCCCGCCCGCTGGAACCCTCGGATTGTTTGAG GTGTGTCTGGAGTCGGACCGGCCCGTTCCAGATTGCCGCGGCCGTCTGTCCAGTCTGTCCCCTCTGCCGTCCTTCCAGTCAGTGGCGGTTCTGGTGGGCATTTCCCTGTGGGCGGTTTGGACCAGCGTGGTTTGTCTGTGCCTCTTCCGTTTCTGCAGCGCCGCCACCGTCTACAAAATCTGCGCCTGGCTACAGCTCACAGCCG GGTTCTGCTTGGCATTAGCGTGTCTGCTATTCCCCGACTCATGGGAGAGTCCAGAGATGAGAGTCCTGTGCGGTGACTCT GTGGGCAGCTTCTCGTCGGGAAACTGCTCGATCCACTGGGCTTTTATCCTAGCCATCCTTGGTGTTTTGGACGCCGCCATCTTGTCCACGCTAGCATTTGTGCTGGCTAACAGACAAGATGCCCTGCTGCCACCGCTTGGCAAGGAAG TGACTACAGGACTGCTGATGTCAGCGTAG